In a single window of the bacterium genome:
- a CDS encoding amino acid ABC transporter substrate-binding protein, with protein MVRSKSRVPIAIAAIIVVGALGVTAGALHGEEILKLGAPLAATGADAREGALAKQGYDLWASAVNARGGIKAGPHTYKVQIVYYDDQSKPQTSAELTDRLITQDRVAFLLGPYGSPATFADAGIAEKYKMPMVDSNGAAAKIFEQGYKYTFGVSSPAADYAAAMLQCAASLSPRPATVAIIAADDLFSLEVANGARDWADRNGMRVVYFQKYPVGANDLSAPFTAIKAAGADVIIESGHLQESLVAMRQAQSLEVNAKFFGFTVGPTTPDFVKALGPAAEYVFASSQWTPDVKYNGPLFGTTRQYSEAFTKRYGFEPDYHAANGSAGGLALQLAIQNAGGIDRQKVRDALAALDLVTFYGRIKFNDKGYNSYKPMVTVQIQHGKVVTVWPGNVAAAKAMYPTPVWTARK; from the coding sequence ATGGTGCGTTCCAAGAGCCGCGTACCGATCGCGATCGCCGCGATCATCGTCGTGGGGGCCCTCGGCGTCACCGCGGGCGCGCTGCACGGCGAGGAGATACTGAAGCTCGGCGCGCCCCTCGCGGCGACGGGCGCGGACGCGCGGGAAGGCGCGCTGGCCAAGCAGGGCTACGACCTCTGGGCCTCGGCCGTAAACGCCCGCGGCGGCATCAAGGCGGGCCCGCACACCTACAAGGTCCAGATCGTCTACTACGACGATCAGAGCAAGCCGCAGACCTCCGCGGAGCTCACCGACCGTCTCATCACGCAGGACCGCGTCGCGTTTCTGCTCGGGCCCTACGGCAGCCCGGCCACGTTCGCCGACGCCGGCATCGCCGAGAAGTACAAGATGCCGATGGTCGACTCGAACGGTGCGGCCGCGAAGATCTTCGAGCAGGGGTACAAGTACACATTCGGCGTCAGCAGTCCGGCCGCGGACTACGCGGCGGCGATGCTGCAGTGCGCGGCCTCGCTGTCGCCGCGGCCGGCGACGGTCGCCATCATCGCCGCCGACGACCTGTTTTCGCTCGAGGTCGCGAACGGCGCCCGGGACTGGGCCGACCGCAACGGCATGCGCGTCGTCTACTTCCAGAAGTATCCGGTCGGCGCGAACGATCTCAGCGCGCCCTTCACCGCGATCAAGGCCGCCGGCGCGGACGTCATCATCGAGTCGGGCCACCTGCAGGAATCCCTCGTCGCGATGCGGCAGGCGCAGAGCCTCGAGGTCAACGCGAAGTTCTTCGGATTCACGGTCGGCCCGACGACGCCGGACTTCGTCAAAGCGCTGGGCCCCGCGGCCGAGTACGTCTTTGCCTCGTCGCAGTGGACGCCCGATGTGAAGTACAACGGGCCGCTCTTCGGGACCACGCGGCAGTACAGCGAAGCGTTCACGAAGCGGTACGGCTTCGAGCCCGACTACCACGCCGCGAACGGCTCCGCCGGCGGCCTCGCCCTGCAGCTCGCAATCCAGAACGCCGGCGGCATCGACCGGCAGAAGGTAAGGGACGCGCTCGCCGCGCTCGACCTGGTCACGTTCTACGGCCGGATCAAATTCAACGACAAAGGCTACAACAGCTACAAACCGATGGTCACCGTCCAAATCCAGCACGGCAAAGTGGTGACGGTCTGGCCCGGGAACGTGGCGGCCGCGAAGGCGATGTACCCGACGCCGGTGTGGACGGCGCGCAAGTAA
- a CDS encoding GNAT family N-acetyltransferase — MTVPRAYFLTTARLGFARWQPDDLPLALALWGDPGVTRLIGGPLSADAAEARLGSEIASMRAHGVQYWPIFLLAGGEHAGCAGLRPYRPEDRIYELGFHLRTPYWGQGLATEAAQAVVTFAFETIGAAALFAGHHPDNAPSRRVLEKLGFRFTHHELYAPTGFHHPSYLLTRAGTAAPRE; from the coding sequence GTGACGGTGCCCCGGGCGTATTTTCTCACGACCGCCCGGCTCGGCTTCGCGCGCTGGCAGCCGGACGATCTGCCGCTGGCCCTGGCCCTCTGGGGTGATCCCGGAGTGACACGCTTGATCGGGGGCCCGCTGTCCGCCGACGCCGCGGAGGCGCGGCTCGGCTCCGAGATCGCGTCGATGCGCGCGCACGGCGTGCAGTACTGGCCGATCTTTCTGCTCGCGGGCGGCGAGCACGCCGGCTGCGCCGGCCTGCGGCCGTATCGCCCGGAGGACCGCATCTACGAACTCGGCTTTCATCTTCGGACCCCGTACTGGGGGCAGGGGCTTGCCACGGAGGCCGCGCAGGCGGTCGTGACGTTCGCGTTCGAGACGATTGGCGCCGCGGCGCTGTTTGCCGGTCACCATCCGGACAACGCGCCCTCGCGGCGGGTGCTCGAGAAACTCGGCTTTCGGTTCACGCACCACGAACTCTATGCGCCGACGGGCTTTCACCATCCATCCTATCTGCTGACCCGGGCAGGGACGGCCGCGCCTCGCGAGTAA
- a CDS encoding LLM class F420-dependent oxidoreductase: MHIGLSVANFTAPGGPAKLGPEIAAMARRAEAAGFESLWVWDHFFWDEPPVGSGVTDREMLEAYGVLAFMAGVTSTIKLGTMVVSATYRHPGALVKQVTSLDVLSRGRAIFGVGAGWFEEEHRALGIPFPARAERFERLEETLQIALQMWADEGKYDRAKPFRGRHYQLERTLNVPQALQRPHPPILIGGEGERKTLRMVAQYADACNLQDRLTFEQLAHKLAVLRGHCERLSRPYDAIEKTVHVSRRATPNETTSITQAIDYCRTLAGLGIDTVILGSEKAKVYDPAVLERWGAELVPAVRALPVAGRGRG; encoded by the coding sequence ATGCACATCGGCTTGAGCGTGGCCAACTTCACCGCGCCCGGCGGGCCGGCGAAGCTCGGCCCGGAGATCGCGGCGATGGCGCGGCGCGCCGAGGCCGCGGGGTTCGAGAGTCTCTGGGTATGGGACCATTTCTTCTGGGACGAACCGCCGGTCGGGTCCGGCGTGACCGACCGCGAAATGCTCGAAGCCTACGGCGTCCTGGCGTTTATGGCCGGCGTCACGAGCACGATCAAGCTCGGCACCATGGTCGTTTCCGCCACCTACCGGCATCCCGGCGCGCTGGTCAAGCAGGTCACCAGCCTCGACGTGCTGTCGCGCGGGCGCGCCATCTTCGGCGTCGGCGCCGGGTGGTTCGAGGAGGAGCATCGCGCGCTCGGGATCCCGTTTCCAGCCCGCGCCGAGCGCTTCGAGCGCCTCGAAGAGACCCTGCAGATCGCGCTGCAGATGTGGGCGGACGAGGGGAAGTACGACCGGGCGAAGCCGTTCCGCGGCAGGCACTACCAGCTCGAGCGGACCCTTAACGTGCCGCAGGCGCTGCAGCGGCCGCATCCGCCGATCCTGATCGGCGGCGAAGGCGAGCGGAAAACCCTGCGCATGGTCGCCCAGTATGCCGACGCCTGCAATCTTCAGGACCGCCTCACCTTCGAGCAGCTCGCCCACAAGCTGGCCGTGCTGCGCGGGCACTGCGAGCGGCTCAGCCGGCCGTACGACGCCATCGAAAAAACGGTCCACGTCTCGCGGCGCGCCACGCCGAATGAGACGACGTCGATCACACAGGCGATCGACTACTGCCGGACCCTGGCCGGCCTGGGCATCGACACGGTGATCCTGGGATCGGAGAAAGCGAAGGTCTACGACCCCGCCGTCCTGGAGCGCTGGGGCGCAGAGCTGGTCCCCGCAGTTCGCGCGCTGCCGGTCGCCGGACGCGGCCGGGGGTGA
- a CDS encoding glutamate-1-semialdehyde 2,1-aminomutase, whose product MASIFEERVRSRTQKSRAVYEEAKLVLPGGVAANTKAISPYPLYFRDARGAYVTDIDGNTYIDLVMGLGIHILGHAPAPVMAAVRERLSSGPLPGMATELEVELARKVRRHMACAEMVRFVNTGTEATLMAIRVARAYRKRDKVAKFEGNYDGQHDLVQVSTSTIAGPVDAPEPSLNHSGVAKSTLRDLVILPYNDPERATALIAAHADELAAVIMEPVAGFGMGCVPATREFIHAIREATAKRDIPLILDEVVTNFRLGLGGASEHYGIKPDLVTLGKILGGGFPIGGYAGRRDLMDRLVTPTGRPSEDQGRISQSGTFSGNAVSMAAGLATIKVLEEGDVYRQLDVMTERLCGGLKRLATDHGITLAITGVKSMFQVHFGLDHLTTIRERSGEDFARATEFSHGLLANGVFAVPRPWFMSAAHTQADVDKILDVADGVFKEMKHAKPAGVAGGSR is encoded by the coding sequence ATGGCCAGCATCTTCGAAGAACGCGTGAGGAGCCGCACCCAGAAGTCCCGGGCGGTGTACGAGGAGGCCAAGCTCGTACTGCCGGGCGGCGTCGCCGCCAACACCAAGGCCATTTCGCCGTACCCGCTGTACTTCCGGGACGCCCGAGGCGCCTACGTGACCGACATCGACGGCAACACGTACATCGACCTCGTGATGGGCCTCGGCATCCACATTCTCGGCCACGCGCCGGCTCCCGTCATGGCGGCGGTCCGGGAGCGGCTGTCCTCGGGGCCGCTGCCCGGCATGGCGACGGAGCTCGAGGTGGAACTCGCGCGCAAGGTGCGCAGGCACATGGCCTGCGCCGAGATGGTCCGCTTCGTCAACACCGGCACCGAGGCCACGCTGATGGCGATCCGGGTCGCCCGGGCCTACCGGAAGCGCGACAAGGTCGCCAAGTTCGAAGGCAACTACGACGGCCAGCACGATCTCGTGCAGGTCAGCACGAGCACCATCGCCGGTCCCGTCGACGCCCCCGAGCCGTCCCTCAATCACAGCGGCGTCGCGAAGAGCACCCTGCGGGATTTGGTGATCCTGCCCTACAACGATCCCGAGCGGGCCACCGCGCTCATCGCCGCGCACGCCGACGAACTGGCCGCGGTGATCATGGAGCCGGTCGCCGGCTTTGGGATGGGCTGCGTGCCGGCGACGCGCGAGTTCATCCACGCGATCCGCGAGGCGACGGCCAAGCGCGACATCCCGCTCATCCTGGACGAGGTGGTGACCAACTTCCGCTTGGGACTCGGCGGGGCGAGCGAGCATTACGGCATCAAGCCGGATCTCGTGACGCTCGGCAAGATCCTGGGCGGCGGCTTCCCGATCGGCGGGTACGCCGGCCGGCGCGACCTGATGGACCGGCTGGTCACGCCGACGGGCAGACCGTCCGAGGACCAGGGGCGGATCAGCCAGTCCGGCACGTTCTCCGGAAACGCCGTGTCCATGGCCGCCGGCCTCGCCACGATCAAGGTTTTGGAAGAGGGGGACGTGTACCGCCAGCTCGACGTGATGACCGAGCGGCTGTGCGGCGGTTTGAAGCGGCTCGCGACGGATCACGGGATTACGCTGGCGATCACGGGCGTGAAGTCGATGTTCCAGGTGCATTTTGGTCTGGACCACCTGACGACCATCCGCGAACGGTCCGGCGAAGACTTCGCCCGCGCGACCGAGTTCTCGCACGGGCTGCTCGCAAACGGCGTCTTCGCGGTGCCGCGCCCGTGGTTCATGTCCGCAGCCCACACGCAGGCGGACGTCGATAAGATCCTGGACGTCGCAGACGGGGTGTTCAAGGAGATGAAGCACGCCAAGCCAGCGGGCGTCGCGGGCGGCAGCCGGTAG
- a CDS encoding quinone-dependent dihydroorotate dehydrogenase: MYDRLVKPALFRLDPERSHELALAALGAAGTVWSRLGVAAAPADPRLAVEACGLRFPSPIGLAAGCDKAARALWAWPRLGFGFVEVGTVTPRPQPGNPRPRLFRLPEDGALINRLGFNSPGADVVAARMAAARRTGRYPIPLGANVGKNKDTPIEDAAADYVRVLERLHPHADFIVVNVSSPNTPGLRSLQTRENVVPLLDAVAARNRALGEKPVFVKVAPDMTRDELEAVADAVQGRAHGLVATNTTVRREGLGSPAAREPGGVSGRPLRQLATDAVAVLYRATGGRVPIIGVGGIMTAEDAYEKIKAGATLVEVYTGFVYGGPGMPRQAARGLVRLLDRDGIGRLQDAVGVDAARYGVEISR, encoded by the coding sequence ATGTACGACCGGCTGGTCAAACCGGCGCTGTTCCGGCTGGACCCCGAGCGCAGCCACGAACTCGCGCTCGCGGCGCTCGGCGCCGCGGGGACGGTGTGGAGCCGGCTCGGGGTCGCCGCGGCGCCGGCCGATCCCCGGCTCGCCGTCGAGGCCTGCGGGCTGCGATTTCCCTCGCCGATCGGCCTCGCCGCCGGCTGCGACAAGGCCGCGCGCGCGCTGTGGGCGTGGCCCCGCCTCGGATTCGGCTTCGTCGAAGTGGGCACCGTCACGCCGCGGCCTCAGCCGGGCAACCCGAGACCGCGGCTGTTCCGGCTGCCGGAGGACGGTGCGCTCATCAACCGCCTCGGGTTCAACTCGCCGGGCGCGGACGTCGTCGCCGCCCGCATGGCGGCGGCCCGCCGGACCGGCCGATATCCGATCCCGCTCGGCGCGAACGTCGGCAAGAACAAGGACACGCCGATCGAGGACGCCGCGGCGGATTACGTGCGGGTGTTGGAGCGGCTTCATCCGCACGCGGACTTCATCGTCGTGAACGTCTCCTCGCCCAACACGCCCGGGCTGCGGTCGCTTCAAACCCGCGAGAACGTTGTGCCGCTGCTCGACGCGGTCGCCGCGCGCAACCGCGCGCTCGGCGAGAAGCCCGTGTTCGTGAAGGTGGCGCCCGACATGACGAGGGACGAGCTGGAGGCGGTCGCGGACGCGGTGCAGGGCCGGGCGCACGGCCTGGTCGCCACCAACACCACCGTTCGCCGCGAAGGGCTGGGGAGCCCGGCCGCGCGCGAACCGGGCGGTGTCAGCGGGCGGCCGCTCCGGCAGCTCGCCACGGACGCCGTGGCCGTCCTCTACCGCGCCACCGGCGGGCGGGTGCCGATCATCGGCGTCGGAGGGATCATGACCGCCGAGGATGCCTACGAAAAGATCAAAGCCGGCGCCACCTTGGTGGAAGTGTACACCGGCTTCGTCTACGGCGGCCCCGGCATGCCGCGGCAGGCGGCGCGGGGCCTGGTACGCCTGCTGGATCGGGACGGAATCGGGCGGCTGCAGGATGCGGTGGGGGTCGACGCGGCGCGATACGGCGTCGAAATTTCGCGGTGA
- a CDS encoding SRPBCC domain-containing protein: MKFEKELAVGAPRDRVWAFLWDVERVTRCLPGCRDARTVVPHERYECVVSERVGPFTVRFPMDIRVLEVEEHRRLKAQATGRDSAMGSSLKVTLDLTIEGDGAASTLRIASETTILGKLGTLGHGIIQHKADGIMTQFADAVRRELEQAG; the protein is encoded by the coding sequence ATGAAATTCGAGAAAGAGCTCGCGGTGGGCGCGCCCCGCGACCGGGTGTGGGCCTTCCTCTGGGACGTCGAACGGGTCACCCGGTGCCTGCCGGGATGCCGCGACGCGCGCACCGTGGTGCCGCACGAGCGCTATGAGTGCGTCGTCAGCGAGCGGGTGGGGCCGTTCACGGTGCGGTTTCCGATGGACATCCGCGTCCTCGAGGTCGAGGAGCACCGCCGCCTGAAGGCGCAGGCCACCGGCCGCGACTCCGCGATGGGCAGCTCGCTCAAGGTCACGCTGGACCTCACGATCGAGGGCGACGGCGCGGCATCGACGCTTCGCATCGCGTCCGAGACCACCATTCTGGGGAAATTAGGCACGCTCGGACACGGCATCATCCAGCACAAAGCGGACGGCATCATGACGCAATTTGCCGACGCCGTCCGCCGCGAACTGGAGCAGGCGGGGTAG
- a CDS encoding dihydroorotase family protein: MAVDLIVKNGTIVSPAASRRGHLVIQRGRVLEILVRDDLPAAARTIDATGLHVLPGLIDPHVHFRVPGLDYKEDFSTGSQAAAAGGITTVIDMPNTNPLTSSVEGFHAKVACARGVSYVDFGLYAVIVEGNGREILPLADAGVVGYKVFMGETVGNVPAPQDGEIIDAWRIVAQTGLRCGVHAEDNGIILYLRKKLQDAGRTDPLAHLESRPSVAEAEAISRAILFAREAKSKLMIYHMSAAEGVDLVRRGKDSGVDVTGETTPHYLLMEGQDMVRMNLGSMLKINPPVRSREHAEALWRGLLDGTIEVLGTDHSPHTRDEKMFDDRMGDIWKAAAGWPGVETNVPLMLTQVNAGRMTLNHYVKVQAEGAARAWNLWPRKGHLGRGADGDVTIVDMTKDGTIDQDRLHSKNKLTPFHGFKVKGLPVYTIVRGQVVMEGGEIVGKPRGELQTPAV; encoded by the coding sequence ATGGCGGTCGATCTGATCGTCAAGAACGGCACGATCGTGAGCCCGGCCGCGAGCCGCCGCGGCCATCTGGTGATCCAGCGCGGCCGGGTCCTCGAGATCCTGGTCCGCGACGACCTGCCCGCGGCCGCGCGCACCATCGACGCGACCGGACTGCACGTGCTGCCGGGGCTCATCGACCCGCACGTCCACTTCCGCGTGCCGGGCCTCGACTACAAAGAGGACTTCTCGACCGGGTCGCAGGCCGCCGCCGCGGGCGGCATTACCACCGTCATCGACATGCCGAACACGAACCCGCTGACCTCGAGCGTGGAGGGCTTTCACGCCAAGGTCGCCTGCGCGCGCGGCGTCTCGTACGTCGATTTCGGCCTCTACGCGGTGATCGTCGAAGGCAACGGCCGGGAGATTCTGCCGCTCGCCGACGCCGGCGTCGTCGGCTACAAGGTCTTCATGGGCGAGACGGTGGGCAACGTCCCCGCGCCGCAGGACGGCGAGATCATCGACGCGTGGCGGATCGTCGCGCAGACGGGCCTGCGGTGCGGCGTGCACGCCGAGGACAACGGGATCATCCTCTATCTGCGGAAAAAGCTGCAGGACGCCGGCCGGACGGACCCGCTCGCGCACCTCGAGTCGCGGCCGTCCGTCGCGGAGGCCGAGGCGATCTCCCGGGCGATCCTGTTCGCGCGCGAGGCCAAGAGCAAATTGATGATCTACCACATGAGCGCCGCGGAGGGCGTGGACCTCGTGCGCCGGGGAAAGGACAGCGGCGTCGACGTGACGGGCGAGACGACCCCGCACTACCTCCTCATGGAAGGGCAGGACATGGTGCGGATGAACCTCGGGTCCATGCTGAAGATCAATCCGCCGGTGCGGTCCCGCGAGCACGCCGAGGCGTTGTGGCGCGGCCTGCTCGACGGGACCATCGAGGTCCTCGGGACCGACCATTCCCCCCACACGCGGGATGAGAAGATGTTCGACGACCGGATGGGCGACATCTGGAAGGCGGCCGCGGGGTGGCCCGGCGTGGAGACCAACGTGCCGCTCATGCTGACGCAGGTCAACGCCGGACGGATGACGCTCAATCACTACGTCAAGGTGCAGGCGGAGGGCGCGGCGCGGGCGTGGAACCTCTGGCCGCGCAAGGGGCATCTCGGCCGCGGCGCCGACGGCGACGTCACGATCGTGGACATGACCAAGGACGGCACAATCGACCAGGACCGCCTCCACAGCAAGAACAAGCTCACGCCGTTCCACGGCTTCAAGGTCAAGGGCCTGCCCGTCTACACGATCGTCCGCGGCCAGGTGGTCATGGAGGGCGGCGAGATCGTCGGGAAGCCGCGCGGCGAACTGCAGACGCCGGCCGTCTAG
- a CDS encoding LLM class flavin-dependent oxidoreductase, with protein MRVGLMLVNQHPPGDSLADRWNEILEQVRLARSLGFDLIVLGQHYLISEFAMLQPAVSVARAAAEAGTMRIGVSIYLLPLLNPAALAEEAASLDVITGGRFIFGVGLGYRDVEDRAFGVGKGERVRRLREHLRVIRQLWAGEPATLDRPYCRLDGVRIGLRPLQRPGPPVWMAANNDRAVERAAELGDTWVINPHATLATIVRQTGIYRAALTRAGKPFPAELPMRRELFVADTAARAIELARPYVEKKYEAYVAWGQHRALPAGDDMTQAFEGLAQDRFILGDPARCADEVNRCAALTGATTMIFRVNFPGMPHEIVTGAMRLLAERVRPRLRP; from the coding sequence ATGCGGGTCGGCCTGATGCTGGTCAATCAGCACCCGCCGGGTGATTCGCTCGCGGACCGGTGGAACGAGATCCTCGAACAGGTCCGCCTCGCGAGGAGCCTCGGCTTCGATCTCATCGTACTCGGGCAGCACTACCTCATCAGCGAGTTCGCGATGCTGCAGCCGGCGGTCTCGGTGGCCCGGGCGGCGGCCGAGGCCGGCACGATGCGCATCGGCGTCTCCATCTACCTGCTGCCGCTCCTCAACCCCGCGGCGCTGGCCGAGGAAGCGGCGTCCCTCGACGTGATCACCGGCGGCCGGTTCATCTTCGGCGTGGGCCTCGGCTACCGAGACGTCGAAGATCGGGCCTTCGGCGTCGGTAAAGGCGAGCGGGTCCGGCGCCTGCGGGAGCATCTCCGCGTGATCCGGCAGCTGTGGGCGGGCGAACCGGCGACGCTCGACCGGCCGTACTGCCGGCTCGACGGCGTCCGCATCGGCCTGCGGCCGCTGCAGCGTCCCGGCCCGCCGGTGTGGATGGCGGCGAACAACGACCGCGCCGTGGAGCGCGCGGCGGAGCTCGGCGACACGTGGGTCATCAATCCGCACGCGACGCTGGCGACGATCGTCCGGCAGACCGGCATCTACCGCGCGGCCCTCACGCGCGCCGGCAAGCCGTTTCCCGCGGAGCTGCCGATGCGCCGCGAGTTGTTCGTCGCGGACACCGCCGCCCGCGCGATCGAGCTCGCGCGCCCGTACGTGGAGAAGAAGTACGAGGCGTACGTGGCCTGGGGGCAGCACCGCGCGCTGCCGGCGGGCGACGACATGACGCAGGCTTTCGAGGGGCTTGCGCAGGACCGCTTCATCCTCGGCGATCCAGCGCGCTGCGCTGACGAGGTGAACCGGTGCGCGGCGCTGACCGGCGCTACGACGATGATCTTCCGGGTGAACTTCCCCGGGATGCCGCACGAGATCGTGACGGGCGCCATGCGGCTCCTCGCCGAACGCGTGCGGCCGCGTCTTCGTCCGTGA
- a CDS encoding hydroxymethylglutaryl-CoA lyase, protein MPVPRHVRVVEVGPRDGLQNESAVLSLDQKVEFVRRLAACGLPQIEAGAFVREDRVPQMAGTDALFRRLTAAADGTPGPTAHAGAPVLSALVPNRHGMERALASGAGEVAVFTAASDAFARHNINMTIAESLVRFRDVLAMAAEHGRRVRAYVSTAWWCPYTGRVAPDAARRVAAALAEMGCYEIALSDTIGAATPGEVAALVERVAGDISVARVAVHLHDTRGTALANVLAALEAGVTTVDGAAGGLGGCPYAPGASGNLATEDLLYMLHGVGVETGVEIDAVAGTSRWLAGVIGRTLPGRYLAAGPATPAEAGRPPQRIR, encoded by the coding sequence ATGCCTGTGCCGCGGCATGTGCGCGTCGTCGAGGTCGGCCCGCGCGACGGGCTCCAGAACGAATCGGCCGTGCTCTCGCTGGACCAGAAGGTGGAGTTCGTACGGCGGCTCGCCGCGTGCGGGCTGCCCCAGATCGAGGCGGGAGCGTTCGTCCGGGAGGACCGCGTTCCGCAAATGGCCGGAACGGACGCGCTGTTCCGGCGCCTCACCGCGGCCGCGGACGGGACGCCGGGGCCGACCGCGCACGCCGGCGCCCCGGTGCTGTCGGCCCTGGTTCCCAACCGCCACGGCATGGAGCGCGCGCTCGCATCCGGCGCCGGTGAGGTCGCGGTGTTCACGGCCGCGTCCGACGCGTTCGCCCGCCACAACATCAACATGACCATCGCGGAGTCGCTGGTCCGGTTTCGCGACGTGCTCGCGATGGCGGCGGAGCACGGGCGGCGCGTGCGCGCCTACGTCTCCACGGCGTGGTGGTGCCCGTACACCGGCCGGGTCGCGCCCGATGCGGCGCGCCGGGTCGCCGCGGCCCTGGCCGAGATGGGCTGCTATGAGATCGCCCTCAGCGACACGATCGGCGCCGCGACGCCGGGCGAGGTGGCGGCGCTCGTAGAGCGGGTAGCGGGAGACATTTCGGTCGCGCGCGTCGCGGTCCACCTGCACGACACCCGCGGCACGGCGCTCGCGAACGTGCTCGCCGCCCTCGAGGCCGGCGTCACCACCGTCGACGGCGCCGCGGGCGGGCTCGGGGGCTGTCCGTACGCACCCGGCGCCTCCGGGAACCTCGCGACGGAAGATCTCCTCTATATGTTGCACGGAGTGGGGGTGGAGACCGGCGTGGAGATCGACGCCGTCGCCGGCACGTCGCGCTGGCTGGCCGGCGTGATCGGTCGGACGCTGCCGGGGCGGTATCTGGCCGCGGGCCCCGCGACCCCCGCGGAGGCCGGACGCCCGCCCCAACGAATTCGCTGA
- a CDS encoding biotin/lipoyl-containing protein has product MTEIVMRAGDRRVRAQVTPSPRDGAGAQAVAVRVAGREIQLRLERLGPTTWRVVDEQGAAHIVRSVEHAGVRWLQVGGETLPVRIGDAVARRPTARRPEGLEVPMPGTVTRVAVSEGETVTAGQPIVVVEAMKMEHVIRAPHAGRVVALRVRQGEQVEAGAVVAELHAAGAAPADATEHGP; this is encoded by the coding sequence ATGACTGAGATCGTGATGCGGGCGGGCGACCGACGCGTCCGCGCGCAGGTCACCCCGTCTCCACGGGACGGCGCCGGCGCCCAGGCGGTGGCGGTGCGCGTCGCCGGCCGTGAGATCCAGCTCCGCCTCGAGCGGCTCGGTCCGACCACGTGGCGTGTCGTCGACGAGCAGGGGGCGGCGCACATCGTCCGGTCGGTGGAGCACGCCGGCGTCCGCTGGCTGCAGGTCGGCGGAGAGACGCTCCCTGTCCGGATCGGGGACGCCGTCGCGCGGCGTCCGACGGCGCGCCGGCCGGAAGGCCTGGAGGTCCCGATGCCGGGGACGGTGACGCGCGTCGCCGTGAGCGAGGGTGAGACCGTGACGGCCGGGCAGCCGATCGTCGTGGTCGAGGCGATGAAGATGGAGCACGTCATTCGCGCGCCGCACGCCGGCCGGGTCGTCGCGCTGCGCGTCCGGCAGGGCGAGCAGGTAGAGGCCGGCGCCGTCGTGGCCGAACTGCACGCCGCCGGCGCGGCCCCGGCGGACGCGACGGAGCACGGTCCGTGA